CTTGGGAGCATGTGGTCGTACGATTAGGGCCAGCCATGCCCCTGCTGCCGTGCAAGCAGCATTTCCCCAGGGCACAAAGCACATCCTTGCCTTCTTGCTTGCCTCTTGAATGCAGCAACTTTCTCCACAGTTATTGGTCAGAGCATTCCCAGGTGAGCTCTCCAGTTGCATGTTTGGGTAACAATCTTGGGATAGAGACTGGTTTTCTAAATCTTGGGGTTCCCTCCTCTGTTTGCCCTATTGAGGCACCACGTCAAGTACTGGTATCATTCTGGGTTGTATTGTGTAGGAAGGGACAGAACCATCCCCCTTCAGGAGGTGGAGAGGACAGTGTCAGCAGGGTCAGCTTGCGTGGAGctcccagagctgtgtgctgcaggcaaaTCCCATGGCACCTTGGTGGGACGCTGTCACAGGGCATGGATTCCGCTGCTTGTGGGActtgctggggctgccccaggtGGGGTTCTGCAAAAGCAtcacctctgcctcctgttttgcagcctgcactgcacGCCCTGTGCTGGGCCCTGCCCCAAGGTTTGTGACTTTGGCAAGGAAAAGACGATCGATTCGGTGACGTCGGCGCAGGAGCTCCGCGGCTGCACTGTGGTCAATGGGAGCTTGGTTATCAACATCCGAGGAGGAAGTaagtgctgcaggggctgaggagcactGGGTGTCACATCTGGGGCACCATCtctgagctggggtggttcactCTGCACTGGGCATCCTGAACCTCAGAGTGCTCCCGAGgtgctccctgggggtgttctgcTGGCTGACTTTTGTCGTGTCTGAGGAATTTATGTCAAGCAGTTCTGCTTAATAAGTCTGGACTCTGCTATCAGTGTTTCTCTCTGTGGTATCGGAAGGCTAACCCTGATGTTTTCCTCTCCACAGATAACAtagcagctgagctggaagcaaatCTTGGCTTGATAGAGGAAATCTCAGGTTACCTCAAAATTCGCCGCTCTTACGCCttggtctctctctctttcttccgtAAGCTCCATCTGATAAGAGGAGAAACGCTGGAGGCTGGGTGAGTTCCTTCAAGGGAGAGTTGATTTTAATGCTTTGAAGTAtaaggagcagcagtgccatTGGGGTGATTTGTATCAGCAAACAATTCCcaagttatttttaaatggtCTTCTGCCCATGGCTTGTGTCCTCCCAGGACGGGCTGGCTGCATTCTTTggtgtctgggtttgtgcaggaggagaaggagttcTCAGGATCCACCCCTAATCCCCATCTCCATCTTCTGCCCTCAGGAATTACTCATTTTATGCCTTGGACAACCAGAACCTTCGCCAGCTCTGGGACTGGAGTAAACACAACCTCACGATTGCCCGAGGCAAGCTCTTCTTCCACTACAACCCCAAGCTGTGCCTGTCAGAAATCCACAAGATGGAGGAGATCTCTGGGACCAAGGGGCGCCAGGAGAGGAACGACATCGCCCTGAAGACCAACGGGGACCAGGCCTCATGTAAGTCTGGGAGTGTAGCGAGACCTGCACGCTTCTGCTTGCCCTCTGCCTTGTTCTCCTGCTgttgcccccagcctggcccacgATGTCTTCCCAgggcctgtccctgtccctttgTCTGCACCAGGCCTGGGGCTCAGAgcttcctctgcacagcagcaacGCTGTTGGTGTGCCCCGAGTCAAAGTGCTGCTGGGTTCCCCACCTGGCCTGGAGCCACCTTGCCAACTGTTCTTCAGAAGTTTGCTCTTTGTATGCTTAGCTGTGAGTTTTTCAGGGCTGGGTGGAAAAGTGCAGCACAACACAGCCTCGGCCCAGCCCGGgactgctgctgagcacctgGCCAAGAGCTGTAATCTCCTTACCCATGGCATGAGGCTGCAGCATGCACGCAGGGCTAATGTCCTGGAGGAACAGGATTCccacccccctctgcagccaggggagggaGTTGCCATGACAACAGTCAGAGACATCTTCCAGTTTTTGTTTTGCTACTCAGAGGTTTCTAAGCTAGGAGCTTTCTCCATGAACACAATAAGGCTGTGCCTGCGGCAGCAGGTGAAGGAGTGAACCCACAGTGGTGCTTTGTGCTCTGgttctgctcttctgcagggacATTTTCCTAAAATCAGAGAAGCACCTGAGCTGGCAACAGCCTTACAGAGATCCTGAGGCCAAAGGCAGGAATAGCAGCAAAGTAAGACCAGGTTTCAATGAGCAGCTCTTCGCAGTGTCAGTTTCTCACCTCTATCTGTGGAGAAAAGAAACttctaaaataattaaaaccagaaccatttagaatagaatagaatagaatagaatagaataaaccaggttggaagagaccttcgagatcaccgcgtccaacccctcaaccaatccagcaccacccaaacaactaacccacggcaccaagcaccccatcaagtctcctcctgaaaaccaccaatgacgacaactccaccacctccccgggcagcccatcccaatgggcaatcactctctctgtatagaacttcttctaacatccaacctaaacctcccctggcgcagcctgagactgtgtcctcttgttctggtactggctgcctgggagaagagaccaacatccgcctgtctacaacctcccttcaggtagttgtagagagtgataaggtcacttCAGCCTTGGCAAAATGGTTGTGGCTTCTCTTTGGTTACAGGTGAGAATGAGCTGCTCAAGTTTTCTTCCATCAGAACTTCTCATGACAAGATCCTGCTGAAATGGGAGCCCTACTGGCCCCCCGACTTCCGCGACCTCCTGGGCTTTATGCTCTTCTACAAGGAAGCGTAAgtgagctgcccccagctctgctgggctcctgcgacagcagctggcagtgagcagcaggTACTCAACCTGCTCCCCAGGCCCTGCCTTTGGCTGGCTTCTTCACTTCAGTCTCTGGGGTTGCCCTTGTATAAAAGTGTTTGTTAAGGTCCTTGGCTGAATGAGTTGTGCACAGTCACAATCCCTCGTTTGAGGGCAATCCAGACATGAGCTGTTCCAACTCTTCCAGACATACATACTCTAACCATGGCATTTGtcttctccccaccctctccatGAGATGCTGAAGGATTTATTCCTTTGGAGGTGGGAATCTTTAGAGGTGGCAACCTTTAGAATCAAGGTTGCCAAGCTGATTTTCATGAAGCTGAAATGGAAGAGCCTGGGTTTACCTGCTGGGACCATCGGCACCTGGTATGTGGTGCTGTTGGGGCTGCAAAGCTCCCTGTGAGGTGGTTGTGCTCACTGTGAGATACTTTCTCCAAAGGGTGAAGGACTCAGCTTCCAGTGGTGCTTTCAGAAATGTTGTTTTAAAAAGCTTGGGTTAGGATTCTGTTCATTTGAGGCTTTTCttggccttttcttttcccttttctgaagTCCGTACCAAAATGTGACAGAGTTTGATGGGCAGGATGCTTGTGGGTCAAACAGCTGGACAGTTGTGGATGTTGACCCACCCCCACGGTCCAATGAGCCCAAATCCCaggcccagccaggctggctgctgaggggcctgaagcCCTGGACGCAGTACGCGGTGTTCGTGAAGACCTTGGTGACCTTCTCGGACGAGCGGCGGACCTACGGCGCCAAGAGCGAGATCATCTACGTGCAGACCAGTGCCACGGgtcagtgctgccctgcagggcagggacaggcagaccCAAACAGGcttctgcctggcagccagcacagagtcacaggattGCATTGTCacttaggctggaaaaggcctttaagatcgttgagtccagccattagcTCAATGCTGttgctaacccatggccctcagcagcagatctctgtggcttttaaatccctccagggatgatgcgtcaaccactgccctgggcagtctgttccaggccttgacaacccttttagggtaaaaattgttccttgtgtccaacctgaacctcccctggtgcaaattgaggccatttcctctctcatcccatcacttgttcTTTGGGcaaagtgaccaacccccacctggctcccagGATCTGAGGTGCAGCCACACCAGTGCCCAGGATGGGGGAATATAGTCCCATATCCATGAAACTTGGCGCTGCCATAGCGACTCTCCTTTGGTGGGAGGATGTCCCCAGAGCCATGGAAGGGTGCAGGCTCTCCTGCTTGGGGAGCTGGTGCCAAtgtgctgctcttccctcagcctcattttTAAGAGCTCTCTGGAGTGTCCTGTGGCAGCACTGCTAGGTGTCAGTGGGACCTGGTGTTGAGGGCACTGCTTATTCCCATGGGAATGGACGCTGGCTCTGCTTGTCTTTGTTCTGTcaagcacaggcagagcagggaatgtgacctctttctcttcccaccCCTACAGTTCCTTCAGTCCCATTGGATCCCATATCTGTCTCCAACTCTTCATCCCAAATCATTCTGAAGTGGAAGCCGCCCTCAGAGCCCAATGGCAACATCACTCACTACCTGGtgttctggcagcagcaggcagaggacagTGAGCTCTATGAGCTGGATTACTGCTTGAAAGGTGAGCAtgtgctcctctgcctgcccaggctttCGGTTCAGGCTTGCTCCCAACTGCTGGAGATGCTTCACACGCAGGGGAGGTGCTCTGCAGGGTGTTGCTGGGTTTCCAGGACATGAGCTGGGATGCAGCTGTGttctcccactgctgctttACATTCCACACCAGGTGCTACTGCCCAGTCAAAAGCTCTCCAAGCCCATGTTCTTCACAAGCAATCAGAGCTTTTCCCTTGGGGATCTCCCTTCTGCACATGTTCCTTTGAAACTGAGTGAGGAGTCTAATAGCTCTGGGGTtagtaaggggaaaaaaaaatccagtggcCAAGTTAATTTTTTAAGGCCTCCTGTGCCTGCTTTGAAAGGTCTTCAGAGGAGAGTTTCACTGAGGACCTCCCCAGATCTCACCTGCTGCCGTGTGTTACTTATATTGGGATGGGCTGGAGTAGAACTTGGATGaccacagcagcacctgagCTCTGTTTCAGAGAGAGCACAGCTTTGGATCAAAGGTGTTTTGAATCAATATGACTTTTTTCAGTCATgaatgaggagcagctgctcagtTGTTGTTTTTCAGGATACCCAGATGTGCCCTGAATCTTGTCTGCACTGGTTTGGGGTCTCTGTAGGACCAAATCTCTGCCTCTGCCACATCAGGCATGAGTTAGTGTTAAAACTGTTTTGTCCCCAGGATTAAAGCTGCCCTCAAGAACATGGTCTCCTCCTTTTGAATCCGAAGACCCTCAGAAGTATAATCAAAGTGAAAATGAAGAAGTCAGTGGAGAATGTTGCTCCTGCCCCAAAACAGACTCTCAGAtacagaaggagctggaggagtcTGCGTTCCGCAAGACGTTTGAGAACTACCTGCACAATGAGGTCTTCATGCTCAGGTAGGGACCCaaacagcactgcccaggcttCAGTGTGAAACACAAACactgggctggatgtggccagAGTGCCAGCTGCTCTAGGCTTgcacaagtccagcccagctgaGGGTGTGTGCTGGAGACTAGTGAgagctgagcacctccagctgaTGTTGCTGCAGGTCTGGAAGGTCCTGCTTTGGTTTCCTCTCTCTGACTTCTCAGCTTGAGAATGAAGTGAGAATCCCTAAGAAACAGCTAAGTGCCTGCAGCTCATTTAAACTTGAGTGAAGCCAAAAATagcttgcttttttcccctcctgtcctCAAACACTGtggtccagcttttcatccagggaaaaagaaaggagaggcgGGAGGGAAGTTTTCCATGCCACAGCCTTGTTCTTCAGCATGGTGTTTGCAGCCTTCTCGCACTTAGCCTGGGAAATAGCTCCAATACCATGAGGAATGCAGCTGCCGTGGGTGGTGAATGTCCTGTTTTGAATGGCTCAGGCAGTGTCACATTAAGTGGTGTTAAATATCTTCACACTTCAAATGCAGCTCACACGGCCAGGAGtcagggcagagcctgcagagatTCACCCTGCTCGCTGTCAGCGTTTTGTGCTCCCAATttagcctcctcctgcccttagCTAACAAAGATTTATTGTCAGCAGCTTGACAAAAGCCACCTTCCTGCACTGTCACTGAGCACTGGAAGCCACTGAGTGCATGAGCAGTATCTCTGCCAGCCTggtttgctgcctgcagctgtcacctgggagcctgtgcagagccagTCCTACCGTTTGTGGGTGCTGCTtgggacagctctgcagcagtgccaggacatGACCTGTTCCAAAGCAGAGGAGAACCAAGCCACACACcaaagccaggctcttcttgatgcaggcaGACAGTTCTGACAATgtgatttctttcttccccccaatTCTAttgtgcagccagcccaggatgctgctcAGGCCAGTTTCTGGGGTATGTATTTGAGGAAGAAACCAACCACCAGCATGTGCCACCTTGTCAGCCTGCTAAGGAAGCAATCTCCACTGCCCTAGGCTAAGTACTGCTTTGAACAGGAGTCCCTTTTGCTGTTACAAGTCATCAGCAAAGTTTCCTTCCTGCTGACATGTCCTGCTTGTCTTTTCTGACAGGCTCCAGGCTTCCGCAATATAAATTTGAGTTCATTTTCCTGTGAGTGTTGTGGCTGTTGCCTGCTCACAGAGCAGCCTGTCTGGAGCCTGGCAACTGAGCATGGAGTGTGGCTTACTTCAGGTGTCTTTTGTGTGGCTCCCAATAGTTTTTTGACCTCTCTCCAGACACTGTGTGGACTCCTCCTCAGATAAATCTTCTGCCAGTCAGGGGGAGGAATCTCACAGATGAGGCTGGCAGGCAATATGAGCTGGGTGCAGAAGACAGCAGTTGAGAGGTTACTCCCTTGATGCCTTGTCTCcttgttttccatttttctcctcctgtccccagctgcctgatCCCTGTACAGTATCCAGTCTGAGGCTGTGCCTCAGCCCAGGCCCgatctgccctgccctgctcagatcccctctggtgTTCATAGCAGCAgttccttccccaggctggttgctACTTCAGGAGACACTGTCACAAGTCTTGGGAGTTAATTTTCTCCACCACTGGCAAGGCAAACTAGAAGCTCTAAAGGCTTCTTGCCACATAGCCAGCGATGGGTGTTCCACAGGAGGGGGGTTGTCATCTCCCTTTGTAGCTGCACAAAGTGGCCATCAGAAGCTGATGGTTTGTTTCTTCACTCTTGTGTTCTTTGGTTGGAACAAGTTTTGCACAGATTGGAGCAAAGGGGTGACTGCACCCTGGgaagggttgcccagggaggttgtggagtgtccatccttggagatattctaAACCTGACCAGATatggtcctgagcaacctgctttggcagccctgctttgagcagggcaTGTGGGTTACACAAaccccagaggtgccttccagcctcagcctctctggttCTGTGGAAAGCACAGAAAGATTTTGCAGTCCAGTCTGAGAGGAGAGGGAATCTCAATGGCTGGTGCCCAGGGTGTAATCTCATGGACACTCCACTGTCACAGCTGCAGAAGAAGCAGTCTCAGTTGTTCTTGCTTTTGGCTCCGAGGTGCAGCAGTGTCCCagtggatgctttcctgtgacAACCAAAATTGTCCTCCatgggaggagctgctgagcccaggctgtgggcagcagcacagctttgctTTGAAGACCAAACAAGAGCCAGGTGATCCTCGAGATTCCTTCCAAAGGAAGGAGGTGGCAGGACCCTGACTTGGGtctctgagctctgccccaTTGCTGGGGAATGCTGTGCAGAACAATGCAGGACTGAGAGAACAGCAGCCCCAAATTGAGTTAATTAGTAATTAGAGAAAACTAaaaccagggctgtgctgccctgagcctgctgtGTGGTCTCCATCCCTCCATCAGGTGCAGGATCCTGCCtctggtgctgagtgctgctcagGGCTTGGTTTGAGGAGATCCTTAAAcctgctttgcagctgctgtCAGAGAAGACATGACCCAGGGccatggagctgggggtggcagaCAGAGCACTGATGGGTGCAGTCCTgctacagctgcagctggccaatcctctccctggcaggcagagggtGGCAGTGGAAAGTTCAGCAGCAGAgatttgctgcagcagcttgggacatttttagactggagatgCCTCAAGGGCAGGTTCAGCTCAGGCCACTCTTTGTGCCCTTTAATAGCTGCAGACACACAAGGTTCAGCACCCCCctcacacacagcctgctctgcaggtgCCATCAATACTCAGCTCTGATTCTGAGCTGAGCATTGATCTCAGTGCTGATCAGTGCTTGGCAGGAGGcgggtgccaggaggatggggccagtcagttttcagtggtgcccagtgacagaacaaggagtaaggggcacaaactggcacacaggaagctccatctaaacatgaggaggaaattgcccagagaggctgtggagtctccctctctgaagagcttcccacccccctggccattgtgaccctgggcaagctgctgtgggtgctctgctttggcagggggttggactgggtgagctctagagctcccttccaactcacaccatgctgggattcttcaCCTCAGGCTGGTCCCAGCCTTGAATTCAGTGTGGCAGTAATATGTCAGAGGGAGGAGTTTTGGCTTGGTTCCTCTTATTTTTTCCAAGAAGATGAAATTTGTGACTGGTTCTTCACTGAATTTGTTCTCCTTATTTACTGACAAAGTCTGAGCTGAAGGCTGGCTGGTGGCACCCACCTGCAAACAGGGCAGCTGACAGCATCCCACTGCCCCTTCTGGTTTTGCAGCTGCAAACATTGATTTGCAGAGTGAGGTGCAGTCATTTGAGAGTCAGCAGTTGGTTAGTAAACCTGGACTGAGGTGAGGTTTCAGTGCTTCTGTTGAGACAGACAGAACAGATTTGAGCTCCTAAGAAAAGGTTAACATTagctctctctgtctgtgaagattTAGCCTTAGGGTCTGGGCACTTGGGATATGTGGCACATCTAAGGTCAGCAGAGTTGGTGGCTGCggaatgacctcaagttgtTCATAGCTCCCATGTGTaggagatgacctccagagcaTTGCAACACTGTACAGGCATCTGTGAGGCAGCCAAGTTGTGCTCAGCTGAGACCATGGAGAACTTGGACTCTAAAGCAAATGCTTCAGTCTCAGGTTTATTCATTtctctccctgctggccacaccaagTCCCCCTCTCACCTGCTCTGTTTGCCAGGCCATCAAGGAGGCGCAGAGACCTTGGCTCCATGGCAAATGCCACTGTGGTGCTCCCCACCATCACGTCCTCCCCagatggctctgctgcagccaatgagagcacagaggagcagaagcCCTTTGAGAAGGTGAAGTCCAAGGAGTCTTTGGTTATCTCAGGCCTGCGGCACTTCACCGGCTACCGCATCGAGCTGCATGCCTGCAACCACGACGCACAGGAGTCCCGCTGCAGCGTCGCTGCCTACGTCAGTGCCAGGACCATGCCTGAAGGTAGTCACCTGGGACCCTTAGTGCAACAAGGACATGGGCCTGGTGGAGAGGGTCCcgagaaggccacaaaaatgatccaagggttggagcacctctgctactagaacaggctgagagagttggggctgttgagcctggagaagagaaggctgcagggagaccttagagcagccttgcgATGCCTGAAGGGACTccaggagaggtggggagggactggtaACACCAGGACAAGGGAccatggtttgaaactggagcaggggagatttaggttgaacattaggaagaagttctgtactgtgagggtgatgagacactggaacaggctgcccagggaggtggtgcaggccccatgcctgaagacattcaaggtcaggcttgatggggctctgagcaacctgatctggaagagatgtccctgcttaccgcaggggggttggactagatgacctctagtggtcctctccaacccagtGCACTCTCTGATGGTATCTCCCTGAACTCAGCTTTGGGTTGGTGAATgttctctgagctctgctgctgctgtggagccaCCTGCAGCGCGGGAGCATGGTGCAGGGCTGGCGCTGCCTGTGTGCCCCGCTGGGAAGGGAGATGGGTGAGGCAGGTTTGAACTGTGCCAAAGACAGGAAAGCAAACTCTTGTTAATCTGAACTTGGCTCTAGCTAAGGCTGATGACATCGTTGGCCCAGTTACCCATGAGCTGGTGGAGAAGAACACTGTGCACCTCAAGTGGCAAGAACCACGGGAGCCCAACGGCCTCATCGTGCTCTACGAGGTGAACTACGGACGGCTGGGGGAGACCGAGGTGagggcacagcaggctgggggggcttCAGTCCTCATCTGCGTGGGGCTCTGTCTTGTCTGGTTGCCTTCTGCATGAACCAACATCACAGAAAACATTGCTGGTGAATTTGTGTCCTTAAGGAGTCTGGGGTGGCGTCAAGAGGTGCTGGGAGTGTTGGTTGgtagccagctgaacatgacccagcagtgtgcccaggtggccaagaaggacaccagcatcctggcctggatcaggaatagcatggccagcagaaccttctggctctctgcaactccctgaggggaggctggagccaggtggggttgggctcttctcccaggcagtgagTGATAGGGCAagtttgcaccaggggagggttaggttggacatgaggaagaatttattcactgcaggagtggtcagggattggcacaggcagcccagggaggtggtggagtccccattcctggaggtgttaaacaTGCAGACATGACACTTGGGGATATGggtcagtggccatggtggtggtgggttgatgatTGGGCTGCATAGTCCCAGAGGGCTCTTCTAACCCAAGCAAGTCCGTGGCTCTGTGTGGCAGCCCCAGGTGTGtgccaggagggagggaggggaggcagaggctgcagtgtgtgcagagctggggctcgCTGCGGGtgtcagcagctccctgtgcagagcagtggcTGTCAGCAggttgctgtgcagcagctgtcagcagccctgccctgctctcccccgcAGGAAGCTCACCTCTGTGTGTCCCGAAAGCACTTCGCCAgcgagcagggctgcaggctgcgggCACTGCCCCCGGGCAACTACAGCGTCCGTGTCAGAGCCACCTCCCTGGCTGGCAATGGCTCCTGGACAGAGCCCACCTACTTCTACGTGGCTGACTATTGTGAGTGCCTCCCATGGGCAACCTGGGGTCCTGACAGAGAGCCAGGGATCCTGATAGATCCCAGGCATCCTGATAAGAGCCAAGCTCTTCTGGAGGAGGTGAGGCCAAGCAGACAGTGCacagagactgagactggacatgagaagttctttactgtgagggtggtgaggcgctggaacaggctgcccagggaggtggtgaaggccccacccctggagacattcaaggtcaggtttgatgaggctctgagcaacctcatctagttggggatgtccctgctgactgcagaaggggtggactcgatgacctttaaaggtctcttccagcccagtgcatcCTCTGATGGGATGAGAACTGTAGGGACCGTGAGATGGTGACCGGtgcctgctctggctctgctctgaggaagcTGCAGCTACTCAGAGGTGTAGCTTTCCCTTAGGAGCTGCCACCCTGAGCAGCACCACGTTCTGTGTGTGCTGCCATGCTGGTTGCAGtttgctgcaggggaggttccagtgaggagcaggcaggggccccagagctgtgaAGCCCTCTCTCTCCTGCAGTGAGTGCTCAGCCCAACATCGCTGTCATCATCGTTCCCATCATTTTTGCCATCATCATTGCTGGGATTATTGGAGCTGCCTACGTGCTGGTGAAGAAGAGGTGagtgcaggctcctgctggaTCACCAGAGCAGCCAAAACTTAGCCCCAGAGCTTTTCTTTATTGGAACAAGGCTGTGCTTAGTTTCTAACTTGGACAAAAAGTGCCACAGCTTGGGAACTGGGATTGGTTTGGGGCCCttactccaggaaggacattgagggctggagcaggtccagagaagggcaacaaaactggggaaggatctggagaacaaggctggggaggagcagctgagggagctgggggtgttgagcctggagaagaggaggctgaagggagacctcattgctctctacagctccctgagaggagcctggagctgggggatttgggctctgctccctaggaacaagtgatcgaacaaaaggaaatggccctggagttgcaccaggagaggtttaggttgggcattagaagaaaattcttcccagaaggggTTCTCAaagattggcacaggctgcccagggagatggctcAATCCCCAtccctcagagctgcagagatgtggtgctgagggccatggtttagccccagccttggtagagtcaaagaatgcttggactggatactctgaaagggcttttccacccaaaatgattctctggctctgtgactgcaACGTTGATCTAGTTGAGATGTTTGGTGCCTTTGGAAATGGGGACAGCCTGTATGTGCTGCATGCTTTGGGAGCTGAAGTGCACTCACCTGCGTGTCAGAGGCTGGAAAGGTGCTGAGGAGTTCACCTCTCTTCCAGACAAACCGAGGGACCAACTGGACCGCTCTATGCATCCTCCAACCCCGAGTACCTCAGTGCCAGCGACGGTGAGGACACCAAGGGCTTCCTCCAGGGGCTCGTTGCTTGTGTGGCCACGGAGTTGGTGCAGCAGCATTTGGCTGGCACTGGCACCCTGGGGCTAAGTCTGTTCTTTCCATGGGTATCTGCAGCGTCCTCTGGCAAGGCTGCCACAGTTCTCaaccactgcagcaggctgcccagggaggtggctgagtccccgtccctggaggaacacagagctgtggtgctgagggccacagttcagccccagcctcagcagagttagagaagggttgggctgggtgccctgaaAGGGCTTCTCTACCCAGAGTGGTTCTGAGGAATGTCTCTCAGAAGAGCttttccctctgcccccagtCTATGTCCCTGACGAGTGGGAGGTGCCTCGGGACAAGATCACTctgctgcgggagctggggcagggctcctTCGGCATGGTCTACGAGGGCATCgccaaggaggtggtgaagggGGAGCCGGAGACGCGCGTGGCGGTGAAGACGGTGAACGAGGCTGCCAGCCTGCGCGAGCGCATCGAGTTCCTCAACGAGGCCTCCGTCATGAAGGGCTTCAGCTGCCACCACGTGGTGAGGGGCGCCCGGGGCctgggtgccagccccagcccacacCTGGGGCTCTGCTTCCCAAGGCCGCTGCTCAGCACAGGTTGTGGTTCACAAACCACAGCG
The DNA window shown above is from Dryobates pubescens isolate bDryPub1 chromosome 31, bDryPub1.pri, whole genome shotgun sequence and carries:
- the INSR gene encoding insulin receptor — protein: MAPRAVAALAVAVVLAAWCGRSRGEICRSMDIRNNLTRLHMLENCTVIEGHLQILLMFKTKPEDFRELSFPKLTMITDYLLLFRVYGLESLKGLFPNLTVIRGTRLFFNYALVIFEMVHLKEVGLYNLMNITRGAVRIEKNNELCYLSTIDWSRILDSVEDNYIVANKDDKEECGDVCPGAVKGKSSCPPTVINGIFIERCWTHDRCQRVCPPACKSQGCTPDGQCCHSECLGDCTEPNNPDKCIACRNFYLEGRCVESCPQGFYRFAGWRCVTFGFCQELHNKCRSARESGCHVIHNQECVHECPSGYIMNSSNLHCTPCAGPCPKVCDFGKEKTIDSVTSAQELRGCTVVNGSLVINIRGGNNIAAELEANLGLIEEISGYLKIRRSYALVSLSFFRKLHLIRGETLEAGNYSFYALDNQNLRQLWDWSKHNLTIARGKLFFHYNPKLCLSEIHKMEEISGTKGRQERNDIALKTNGDQASCENELLKFSSIRTSHDKILLKWEPYWPPDFRDLLGFMLFYKEAPYQNVTEFDGQDACGSNSWTVVDVDPPPRSNEPKSQAQPGWLLRGLKPWTQYAVFVKTLVTFSDERRTYGAKSEIIYVQTSATVPSVPLDPISVSNSSSQIILKWKPPSEPNGNITHYLVFWQQQAEDSELYELDYCLKGLKLPSRTWSPPFESEDPQKYNQSENEEVSGECCSCPKTDSQIQKELEESAFRKTFENYLHNEVFMLRPSRRRRDLGSMANATVVLPTITSSPDGSAAANESTEEQKPFEKVKSKESLVISGLRHFTGYRIELHACNHDAQESRCSVAAYVSARTMPEAKADDIVGPVTHELVEKNTVHLKWQEPREPNGLIVLYEVNYGRLGETEEAHLCVSRKHFASEQGCRLRALPPGNYSVRVRATSLAGNGSWTEPTYFYVADYLSAQPNIAVIIVPIIFAIIIAGIIGAAYVLVKKRQTEGPTGPLYASSNPEYLSASDVYVPDEWEVPRDKITLLRELGQGSFGMVYEGIAKEVVKGEPETRVAVKTVNEAASLRERIEFLNEASVMKGFSCHHVVRLLGVVSKGQPTLVVMELMAHGDLKSYLRSLRPDAENNPGRPPPTLREMIQMAAEIADGMAYLNAKKFVHRDLAARNCMVAEDFTVKIGDFGMTRDIYETDYYRKGGKGLLPVRWMAPESLKDGVFTAYSDVWSFGVVLWEISSLAEQPYQGLSNEQVLKFVMDGGYLDQPDNCPERLHSLMQMCWQYNPKMRPTFIEIIEMLKEDLHPSFHEVSFFYSEENKPLETEEYEMDFENMESIPLDPSSYSQRDKALGRDNGPSMALKGNYEEHIPYTHMNGGKKNGRILSMPRSSPS